From one Halothece sp. PCC 7418 genomic stretch:
- a CDS encoding FAD-binding oxidoreductase, which yields MVSYDWLVIGGGITGSTVAYELQAQGATVLLLESSPDLDNATCYSYGGLPFWAGSSPETRELCAEGLKLHRNLSNLLDQETEFREINLLLTVRENESVAETVKQYQDCEIPPQVLSVEESCELEPLLNPSAIAGSICFPHGHINPKKTNAAYLKAFTRLGGKVIYEAVQSLQFDNNKVIGVNTNYKTYYADNTVICAGGFTRELLTSIGVHIPLYFTHAELLETDPLELELKTLIMPANDQRLGLETTATAPDKEALWEKSGQELAAPVLDPGAIQFRDGHLCIGQISRTLSDPDATVDAAASEAWLREEIGTLLPALKDVPANWHRCLIAFSPHQQSIVSKLENYEGLSVFSGFTSPLLFAPVLARRFAKEI from the coding sequence ATGGTTAGTTACGATTGGTTAGTGATTGGCGGTGGGATTACAGGAAGTACAGTTGCTTATGAATTGCAAGCGCAAGGGGCAACGGTTTTATTATTAGAATCCAGTCCCGATCTAGATAATGCCACCTGTTATAGTTATGGAGGACTTCCCTTTTGGGCGGGAAGTTCCCCAGAAACAAGAGAACTTTGTGCAGAAGGACTCAAACTCCATCGCAATCTCTCAAACCTCTTAGATCAAGAGACAGAATTTCGTGAAATTAATCTGTTATTAACGGTTAGAGAAAATGAGTCAGTTGCAGAGACGGTCAAGCAATATCAAGACTGTGAAATTCCCCCGCAAGTGTTAAGTGTGGAAGAAAGCTGTGAACTTGAGCCCCTATTAAATCCGAGCGCGATCGCGGGGTCAATTTGTTTTCCTCATGGTCATATCAATCCTAAAAAAACAAATGCAGCCTATCTTAAAGCCTTCACTCGTTTAGGCGGGAAAGTTATTTATGAAGCGGTTCAATCACTGCAATTTGATAACAACAAAGTAATCGGAGTTAATACTAATTACAAAACATATTACGCTGATAATACTGTCATTTGTGCAGGTGGTTTCACTCGCGAATTATTAACTTCAATTGGTGTTCACATTCCCCTATACTTTACCCACGCCGAACTCTTAGAAACAGACCCATTAGAGTTAGAATTAAAAACCTTAATTATGCCCGCTAATGACCAACGCTTGGGCTTAGAAACCACAGCAACTGCACCCGACAAAGAAGCATTATGGGAAAAATCGGGACAAGAATTAGCTGCACCCGTGCTTGATCCAGGGGCAATTCAATTTCGCGATGGACACCTGTGCATTGGTCAAATTAGCCGAACTTTAAGCGATCCTGATGCAACTGTTGATGCTGCTGCTAGTGAGGCTTGGTTGCGAGAAGAGATTGGAACATTATTACCCGCCTTAAAAGATGTTCCAGCAAACTGGCACCGTTGTCTCATTGCGTTTAGCCCCCATCAACAATCTATTGTTAGTAAACTGGAAAATTATGAAGGGCTTTCTGTGTTTTCAGGGTTTACCAGTCCGCTATTATTTGCCCCAGTTTTAGCCAGACGGTTTGCAAAAGAGATTTAA
- a CDS encoding FmdB family zinc ribbon protein, with protein sequence MPLYEFECKTCGVFEAWRTIALRDSAPNCPTCEGESQRIFSVPHFNLSTGSAFLKARQTDEPRLEKREKEPTQPSYQSHKRDRPWMIGH encoded by the coding sequence ATGCCGTTATACGAATTTGAATGTAAAACTTGCGGGGTTTTTGAAGCGTGGAGAACGATCGCGCTGCGAGATTCTGCCCCCAATTGTCCCACTTGTGAGGGGGAAAGCCAACGCATTTTTTCGGTTCCTCACTTTAATCTCAGCACCGGGAGTGCTTTCTTGAAAGCCAGACAAACCGATGAACCGAGATTAGAAAAACGGGAGAAAGAACCCACACAACCCAGTTATCAAAGTCACAAGCGCGATCGTCCTTGGATGATCGGTCATTGA
- the fmdA gene encoding formamidase — protein sequence MPETLFKVDLTKPMSEQEMPGHNRWHPDIPPVASVKPGSVFRIECKDWTDGQIKNDDNPNDIRDVDLSVVHVLSGPIEVEGAKPGDILVVDILDIGALPGDEWGFTGIFAQENGGGFLTQHFPKAAKAIWDFQGIYTQSRHIPGVRFAGITHPGLIGCAPSHELLAKWNKRERELVSTDPNRVPPLATLPNPENAVLGGLKGSAFEAAAAEAARTVPPREHGGNCDIKNLSRGSKIYFPVYVDGGKLSMGDIHFSQGDGEITFCGAIEMSGYIDLHVDIIKGGVDKYGMVNPIFKPGPVEPRYSEYLVFEGISVDEFDGKQYYMDAHVAYRRACLNAIEYLKKFGFTGEQAYLLLSCAPVEGRVSGIVDIPNVCCTVAIPTEIFDKDIVPV from the coding sequence CTTCGGTAAAACCGGGGTCGGTCTTTCGGATTGAATGTAAAGATTGGACCGATGGACAGATTAAAAATGATGATAACCCCAATGATATTCGCGATGTTGACTTGAGTGTGGTTCATGTTCTCAGTGGTCCCATTGAAGTGGAAGGGGCAAAACCAGGGGATATTTTAGTGGTTGATATTCTCGATATTGGGGCGTTACCAGGGGATGAATGGGGCTTTACTGGCATTTTTGCCCAAGAAAATGGCGGTGGTTTTTTAACGCAGCATTTCCCGAAAGCAGCAAAAGCAATCTGGGATTTTCAAGGGATTTATACTCAGTCGCGCCATATTCCTGGAGTCCGCTTTGCAGGAATTACCCATCCTGGTTTAATTGGTTGTGCGCCCTCTCACGAATTGTTAGCAAAATGGAATAAACGGGAACGGGAGTTAGTCTCCACTGATCCGAATCGGGTTCCGCCATTGGCAACGTTACCGAATCCCGAAAATGCCGTTTTAGGCGGCTTGAAAGGGTCAGCGTTTGAAGCAGCAGCAGCCGAAGCAGCGCGAACGGTTCCCCCACGGGAACATGGCGGAAACTGCGATATTAAAAACCTGTCTCGCGGATCAAAAATTTATTTCCCTGTGTATGTGGATGGGGGGAAACTTTCGATGGGCGATATTCACTTCTCGCAAGGAGATGGTGAGATTACCTTCTGTGGCGCGATCGAGATGTCAGGCTATATCGATCTCCATGTGGACATTATTAAAGGCGGTGTGGATAAATATGGCATGGTGAACCCCATTTTCAAACCGGGTCCGGTTGAGCCCCGTTACTCCGAATATCTCGTCTTTGAAGGAATTTCTGTGGATGAGTTTGACGGGAAACAGTATTATATGGATGCTCATGTTGCCTATCGTCGCGCTTGTTTAAATGCCATTGAATATCTCAAAAAGTTTGGCTTTACGGGAGAACAGGCTTATCTCTTACTCAGTTGTGCGCCGGTAGAAGGTCGCGTGAGTGGAATTGTGGATATTCCGAATGTCTGTTGTACGGTTGCAATTCCCACTGAGATTTTTGATAAAGATATCGTACCGGTATAA